A window of Pedobacter lusitanus contains these coding sequences:
- a CDS encoding response regulator, protein MTPLKIAIADEHKIFRKGLIAILEDFKEFDLVLEAGNGFEIVNQIPFKKPDVILMDIKLPDMSGLQMIGYLRENFDGVKILILSAHYEDQGIINVMKAGANGYLLKDSEPEEMIQAIHDVCEKGFYFNKYLSVTLIKELLVQPPATIGSREAMLNDREIDILKLICEESTNIEIAEKLFLSVRTVEGYRTRLFEKIGSKKIAGLVIYAVKNGIISV, encoded by the coding sequence ATGACACCTTTAAAAATTGCAATCGCTGACGAACATAAAATCTTCAGAAAAGGCCTGATCGCCATACTGGAAGATTTTAAAGAATTTGACCTCGTTTTAGAAGCGGGGAATGGTTTTGAAATTGTTAACCAGATTCCATTTAAGAAACCCGATGTGATATTAATGGATATCAAACTACCAGATATGAGCGGATTACAGATGATCGGCTATCTCAGGGAAAATTTCGATGGGGTCAAAATACTGATACTCTCAGCCCATTACGAGGATCAGGGTATTATCAATGTCATGAAGGCAGGCGCCAATGGCTATCTGCTCAAAGACTCTGAACCGGAAGAAATGATACAGGCTATTCATGATGTCTGTGAAAAAGGCTTCTATTTCAACAAATATTTATCTGTTACCCTGATTAAAGAACTGCTGGTTCAGCCACCGGCAACTATCGGCAGTCGCGAGGCCATGCTCAATGACCGGGAAATTGATATTCTGAAACTGATCTGTGAAGAAAGCACCAATATTGAAATTGCAGAAAAGCTCTTTTTAAGCGTCAGAACCGTAGAAGGTTACCGGACCAGGTTATTTGAGAAGATCGGCTCTAAAAAGATTGCCGGATTGGTAATTTATGCTGTTAAAAACGGAATAATCAGTGTTTAA
- a CDS encoding MFS transporter, translated as MITITSKPKAIQERHQGIATLLAFALLPLSGFATDIYIPSLPTMAGEMHASSIQVQLTLSIFLISYGVSQLFIGSVLDSFGRYKISLVSLVIFALASLVIASTHNIYLIYLMRVIHGLTVGAIIVAKRAYFVDVFSGDQLKHYLSLFSIIWSTGPIVAPFIGGYLQEAFGWESNFYFLGGFALVLVVLELIYSGETLVHFTEFRFRKIVDIYTTMIKTASFSLGIVMLGLAYCMVMIYNMTGPFIIEHHLHLSPIIAGYSSLFLGFAWMVGGFIGKATINKPFFRRLVVNVGIQVAFVTVMIISLNFITNLYSMIFFAFIIHVGAGYTFNNYFTFCLGKFPKNAGIAGGLTGGITYVIVSFLSYAIVNIVPAKDERNLSYSYLILILLSVVIMFIIFNINRKTVVAQAKN; from the coding sequence ATGATAACGATTACCTCCAAACCAAAAGCAATACAGGAGCGTCACCAGGGGATAGCCACTCTGCTCGCTTTTGCTTTACTCCCTTTATCTGGCTTTGCCACGGATATTTATATTCCTTCTTTGCCAACAATGGCAGGAGAGATGCATGCAAGCAGTATCCAGGTCCAATTAACATTAAGTATTTTTCTGATCAGTTATGGCGTTTCCCAGTTATTTATAGGAAGTGTGCTGGACAGTTTTGGCAGATATAAAATCTCTCTGGTCTCTCTGGTGATTTTTGCGCTGGCAAGTTTAGTTATTGCCTCCACCCATAATATTTATCTGATTTATCTGATGCGTGTAATTCACGGATTGACGGTTGGTGCAATTATAGTAGCCAAACGCGCTTATTTCGTAGATGTGTTTTCCGGTGATCAGCTTAAACACTATTTAAGTCTTTTTTCTATCATCTGGTCTACCGGGCCGATTGTTGCTCCTTTTATTGGAGGTTATTTACAGGAAGCCTTTGGATGGGAGTCTAATTTTTACTTTTTAGGCGGATTTGCACTCGTGCTGGTTGTGCTGGAGCTGATATACAGCGGAGAAACGCTGGTACATTTTACAGAGTTCCGTTTCCGTAAGATTGTGGATATTTATACGACAATGATTAAGACCGCAAGTTTTTCACTGGGTATTGTGATGCTTGGACTGGCTTATTGTATGGTGATGATCTATAATATGACAGGCCCGTTTATCATCGAACACCATTTACATTTATCACCTATTATTGCGGGTTACAGCTCTTTGTTTTTAGGTTTTGCCTGGATGGTAGGCGGCTTTATCGGCAAGGCGACAATTAACAAACCATTTTTCAGAAGACTGGTGGTTAATGTGGGTATACAGGTGGCATTTGTAACGGTGATGATTATCAGCCTGAACTTTATCACAAATCTGTACTCTATGATTTTCTTTGCCTTTATCATTCATGTGGGTGCGGGATATACCTTTAATAACTATTTTACCTTCTGTCTGGGTAAATTCCCTAAAAACGCAGGTATTGCAGGCGGACTTACAGGAGGGATTACCTATGTCATTGTTTCCTTTTTAAGTTATGCGATTGTCAACATAGTTCCTGCTAAAGATGAAAGAAATCTGAGCTATAGTTATTTGATACTGATACTTTTATCAGTTGTGATTATGTTCATTATTTTTAATATCAACAGGAAAACAGTAGTCGCGCAGGCAAAAAATTAG
- a CDS encoding SAM hydrolase/SAM-dependent halogenase family protein produces MIISVKRNFSLIFLLLITHLAYAQNKILVLQSDFGLKDGAVSAMKGVAIGVSPDLKIFDLTHEIPAYNIWEAAYRLVQTVPYYPAGTVFVSVVDPGVGTSRKSVVLKTKTGQFIVTPDNGTLTLVAQSLGIAALRQIDEVTNRRKDSEKSYTFHGRDVYSYTGARLAAGIITYEQVGAELPKQVVEIPYQKATLENGVWKGNISVLDVQYGNIWTNIDSELIKQAKIKYGDVLHLKIFHQGKKIYEGDAPYSQTFGAVAEGKPLSYLNSLLQLSFALNQASFAEVHHIASGHEWSVEVTVKKDK; encoded by the coding sequence ATGATCATCTCTGTAAAACGCAATTTCAGCTTAATTTTCCTGCTGTTAATTACTCATCTGGCTTATGCTCAGAACAAGATTCTTGTCTTACAGTCAGATTTCGGATTAAAAGATGGAGCCGTATCTGCCATGAAGGGGGTGGCCATTGGCGTTTCGCCAGATCTTAAAATATTTGATCTTACACATGAAATTCCTGCTTATAATATCTGGGAAGCAGCTTACCGTCTGGTTCAGACCGTACCTTATTATCCTGCAGGGACAGTATTTGTTTCAGTGGTAGATCCCGGAGTTGGGACTTCCAGAAAATCTGTAGTACTGAAAACCAAAACCGGGCAGTTTATTGTTACTCCCGATAATGGTACCCTGACATTGGTAGCTCAGTCACTGGGTATTGCTGCCTTGCGCCAGATTGATGAAGTAACCAACAGACGAAAGGATTCTGAAAAGTCATATACTTTCCATGGCCGTGATGTCTATTCCTACACCGGTGCAAGATTAGCCGCTGGTATCATTACCTATGAACAGGTGGGTGCTGAATTACCTAAACAGGTAGTTGAGATTCCCTATCAGAAAGCTACACTTGAGAATGGAGTATGGAAAGGCAACATTTCAGTACTGGATGTTCAATATGGTAATATATGGACTAACATCGATAGTGAACTGATTAAACAGGCTAAAATTAAATATGGTGATGTTCTTCATTTAAAGATCTTTCATCAGGGCAAAAAGATATATGAAGGAGATGCACCTTACAGCCAGACTTTTGGGGCGGTAGCCGAAGGAAAGCCCCTAAGCTATCTCAATAGCTTACTGCAATTGTCCTTTGCTTTAAACCAGGCTAGTTTTGCTGAAGTCCATCATATTGCCAGTGGTCATGAATGGAGTGTAGAAGTCACAGTTAAAAAAGATAAATAA
- a CDS encoding Pls/PosA family non-ribosomal peptide synthetase: protein MNELTGPSKQTLNLLSAVTGAVYVLLNKYQAYLNDVVKIEISFDEGQQSGTLLPPLGLEYPLDGKMKFSELSDKIAHSIDPYYTSSSEDFSLNIVWKSDDQANDYKIVIRIEDGDVVSSVFTCKDTAFYAACFKRAVPHFINVLQQVAENPGVLIAALRLMDAAEQEQLKIFNNGLVDNEAGTPELLHALFERTAQLFPQHTAIYANGRQVSYKELDLAANQLASVLLAKGIQKGDFVGILLKRSPEVYLSMLAILKAGAAYVPLDIGYPEDRVSFILEDCGAKFLLSDPACSASFKLSCEVIVVDDSSFAVQQQADAPLVTLTVADPAYMIYTSGSTGRPKGVIISHASISNLVKGEERLFELGPQDKVAQVFSVAFDASLEEIWLAFRSGATLFPVSEAVMHSGADLSEFIAQHRLTVLSTVPTMLSMMQYPLPSLRLLILGGENCPHELLLPWHSSGLRIVNTYGPTEATVIATYADFDPLYKITIGKPAVNYTTYILDEQLLPVPIGVPGELCIGGPGLAIGYLHQPALTAEKFIQPAFSLPEGTPSCLYRSGDLARFNGDGNIEFLGRIDLQVKLRGYRIELSEIESQLLQIDSIKNAVVTVKEDEQKVQRLVAYLILKGEKDTFNEEACKTQLKSRLAPYMVPAVFVVMDAFPLLASGKVDRKLLPQPVKKYKSEGRKLVAPRTSTEIMLLEVWKKYFEPQEVSVTDDFFDLGGHSLVASMMVSELRKTGAAAQISVQDIYTSRTLEKLAAKISDLADVQEQLPGEKSKPTPRLKVSAGLKALTSGFQLISVLIFFMIGSAGLMGPFVIRHFGSATNVYDLLVYGVTGFSALFFSIIILSILAKWILIGKFKAGRYPLWGWYFLRFWIVKKLIDLSPIGILSGTPFLKWYFSLMGAKIGKRVFLGSDRIRVFDLVSIGDGSSISKESHLLGYKIEDGALIIGGLTIGENCFVGTRSVISCGAVMENGSAIGELSQLQPDTTIRAGAYWKGTPAVYTGPNKAVEAMQFSGQNKPMNFALYVSTLLITLGFVFLFPFGLSIPFIVIYYEVILSFGLGWAMVLSIPISAMYIIIYCASVALFKWLIIGKLKEEPFSVYSFKYIRKWAVDSLMNMSLTYFRSVYATIYLSSWLRLMGTRIGKATEISTVNQITTDLVKIGAGSFLADSVSLGSPEVHQGTMYLRRITIGNKTFIGNSAVISSGDTIGSNCLIGVLSTPPANIERKYINDSSWLGAPPMYLPKRQESVKFSDDLTFRPTNKLYFQRGLIELFKITLPYAITSVILMIFYDQIDNYYDHSGRHLVYTLCLAPILLIALIAVSALITVLFKKILIGTYKPANKPLWSMFVWKNELVNSLCENMVYPLLVNTLLGTPFAPIFFRMMGCDIGKDVYMDTSEITEFDLVHIGDHVAINHMCTIQTHLFEDRVMKMAHLHIGNNCNIGAMSVVLYDSTIEEGATLQALSLVMKGETIPSRTQWAGSPAKFVK from the coding sequence ATGAATGAATTAACCGGGCCGTCTAAACAAACTTTAAACTTATTAAGTGCTGTTACGGGAGCTGTTTATGTGCTGTTGAATAAATATCAGGCCTATCTGAACGATGTGGTAAAGATTGAAATAAGCTTTGATGAAGGCCAGCAATCCGGAACTCTGTTACCACCACTTGGATTGGAGTACCCGCTGGATGGAAAAATGAAGTTCAGTGAACTAAGTGATAAAATTGCCCACAGTATTGATCCTTATTATACCAGTTCCAGTGAAGATTTTTCTTTAAATATTGTCTGGAAAAGTGACGATCAGGCTAATGATTATAAGATTGTTATCCGTATTGAAGACGGTGATGTTGTTTCATCCGTATTTACCTGCAAAGATACCGCATTTTATGCTGCCTGTTTTAAACGTGCAGTACCCCATTTTATCAATGTATTACAACAGGTAGCTGAAAATCCCGGCGTACTGATTGCAGCACTCCGTCTGATGGATGCAGCAGAGCAGGAACAGCTGAAGATTTTTAATAATGGTCTGGTTGATAATGAAGCCGGTACACCAGAGTTGTTACATGCTTTGTTTGAGCGTACTGCGCAGCTTTTTCCACAGCATACAGCTATATATGCAAATGGCAGACAGGTTAGTTATAAAGAACTCGATCTTGCCGCCAACCAGCTTGCCTCCGTTTTACTGGCCAAAGGGATACAAAAAGGTGATTTCGTAGGTATCCTGTTAAAAAGATCTCCTGAAGTTTATCTTTCCATGCTGGCTATTCTCAAAGCAGGAGCAGCCTATGTCCCTCTGGATATTGGCTATCCTGAAGACAGGGTGAGTTTTATTCTGGAAGATTGCGGAGCTAAATTTCTATTGAGTGATCCGGCTTGTTCCGCATCATTTAAACTTTCCTGTGAAGTTATTGTTGTAGACGACAGTTCCTTTGCCGTTCAGCAGCAGGCTGACGCACCATTGGTTACGCTGACCGTTGCTGATCCTGCCTATATGATTTATACTTCCGGATCTACAGGAAGGCCGAAAGGAGTAATTATCTCCCATGCCTCTATAAGTAATCTGGTTAAAGGAGAGGAACGGTTATTTGAACTGGGCCCCCAGGATAAAGTGGCTCAGGTTTTTTCTGTAGCATTTGATGCCTCATTAGAAGAAATATGGCTTGCTTTCAGGTCAGGAGCTACATTGTTTCCTGTTTCAGAAGCAGTAATGCATTCCGGAGCAGATCTGAGTGAGTTTATTGCTCAACACCGGTTGACTGTACTTTCTACTGTGCCAACCATGCTTTCGATGATGCAGTATCCTCTGCCATCATTGCGTCTGTTGATTCTTGGAGGAGAAAATTGCCCGCATGAACTATTGCTGCCATGGCATAGCAGCGGTTTACGTATTGTAAATACTTACGGACCCACAGAAGCGACAGTCATTGCGACTTACGCTGATTTTGATCCCTTATATAAAATAACGATTGGAAAACCAGCTGTCAATTATACTACATATATACTTGATGAGCAGCTTTTACCCGTTCCAATAGGAGTACCCGGTGAACTTTGTATCGGTGGTCCCGGACTGGCAATCGGTTACCTGCATCAGCCGGCGCTGACAGCAGAAAAGTTTATTCAGCCTGCTTTTTCACTTCCCGAAGGAACACCTTCCTGTCTGTACCGAAGTGGCGATCTGGCCCGTTTTAACGGAGATGGAAATATTGAGTTTCTGGGACGTATCGATCTTCAGGTCAAATTAAGAGGATACAGAATTGAACTATCTGAAATAGAATCACAGTTATTACAGATAGATAGCATTAAAAATGCTGTAGTCACCGTGAAAGAAGACGAGCAGAAAGTGCAGAGACTGGTTGCTTATCTGATCCTGAAAGGAGAAAAAGATACTTTTAATGAAGAAGCCTGTAAAACACAATTAAAGTCCAGACTGGCGCCCTATATGGTTCCTGCTGTATTTGTTGTGATGGATGCTTTTCCTTTGCTTGCCAGCGGTAAAGTAGATAGAAAGCTGTTGCCACAGCCTGTAAAAAAATATAAATCTGAAGGTCGTAAGCTGGTAGCTCCGCGTACTTCAACAGAAATTATGCTGCTGGAGGTATGGAAGAAATATTTTGAACCGCAGGAAGTTTCTGTAACCGACGATTTCTTTGATCTGGGAGGACATTCACTGGTTGCTTCTATGATGGTTTCCGAATTAAGGAAAACAGGAGCAGCGGCGCAGATTTCTGTGCAGGATATTTATACCTCCAGGACATTGGAAAAGCTGGCTGCAAAGATCAGTGATCTTGCAGATGTACAGGAGCAGTTACCCGGAGAAAAATCCAAACCAACCCCAAGGCTAAAAGTGTCCGCAGGTCTTAAAGCATTAACTTCAGGATTCCAGTTAATCAGTGTACTGATCTTTTTTATGATCGGTTCTGCGGGGTTGATGGGGCCTTTTGTAATCAGACATTTTGGATCAGCTACCAATGTATATGATCTGCTGGTTTATGGCGTAACCGGTTTTTCTGCCTTATTTTTCTCTATTATTATTCTTTCCATACTGGCCAAATGGATACTGATAGGAAAGTTTAAAGCAGGCAGATACCCACTCTGGGGCTGGTATTTTCTGCGTTTCTGGATAGTAAAGAAACTCATCGACCTCAGTCCTATAGGTATTCTGAGTGGAACACCATTTCTGAAATGGTATTTCAGTCTGATGGGAGCAAAAATTGGCAAACGTGTATTTCTTGGATCTGACCGAATCAGAGTATTTGATCTGGTTAGCATAGGGGACGGTTCAAGTATTTCAAAAGAGTCTCATTTGTTAGGCTATAAGATTGAAGACGGAGCTTTGATCATCGGGGGACTGACTATAGGGGAGAATTGTTTTGTGGGCACCCGTTCGGTTATTTCATGTGGCGCTGTAATGGAAAACGGGTCGGCCATAGGTGAACTATCTCAGCTGCAGCCCGATACCACGATCCGTGCCGGAGCTTACTGGAAAGGAACACCGGCAGTTTATACAGGCCCGAATAAAGCTGTGGAAGCTATGCAGTTTTCCGGACAGAATAAACCTATGAATTTCGCACTGTATGTATCCACATTGCTGATAACCCTGGGTTTTGTATTCCTTTTTCCATTTGGATTAAGTATCCCTTTTATAGTGATCTATTACGAGGTGATTTTATCCTTTGGTCTGGGATGGGCAATGGTACTTTCCATACCCATTTCAGCCATGTACATTATTATTTACTGTGCATCAGTGGCGCTGTTTAAGTGGCTCATTATAGGCAAATTAAAAGAAGAACCTTTTAGTGTTTACAGTTTCAAGTATATCAGGAAATGGGCAGTAGACTCATTAATGAATATGAGTTTAACGTATTTCAGGTCTGTTTATGCCACTATCTATCTGTCTTCGTGGTTAAGACTGATGGGAACCCGGATCGGCAAGGCCACAGAAATATCTACAGTGAATCAGATTACAACAGATCTGGTTAAAATAGGTGCGGGAAGTTTTCTTGCAGACTCTGTGAGTTTAGGCTCTCCGGAAGTGCATCAGGGAACCATGTATCTGCGCCGTATCACTATTGGCAATAAGACATTTATTGGAAACAGTGCTGTAATTTCTTCCGGTGATACCATTGGCAGTAATTGTCTGATTGGCGTGTTGTCTACACCGCCGGCCAATATAGAACGTAAATATATCAATGACTCTTCATGGCTTGGTGCACCCCCAATGTATCTGCCTAAAAGACAGGAAAGTGTTAAATTCTCTGATGACCTGACTTTCAGGCCAACCAATAAATTATACTTCCAGCGCGGCCTCATTGAACTTTTTAAGATCACGCTGCCCTATGCAATTACTTCGGTTATCTTAATGATATTTTATGATCAGATTGATAACTATTATGATCATTCCGGCAGACATCTGGTTTATACACTTTGTCTGGCGCCGATTTTACTAATCGCACTGATTGCCGTTTCTGCGTTAATTACGGTGTTGTTTAAAAAGATACTCATAGGTACCTATAAACCGGCCAATAAACCATTATGGAGCATGTTTGTCTGGAAAAATGAACTCGTTAACTCCCTGTGTGAAAATATGGTTTATCCTTTACTGGTCAATACTTTGCTGGGAACACCATTTGCACCCATATTTTTCAGGATGATGGGTTGTGATATCGGGAAAGACGTTTATATGGATACCAGTGAAATCACAGAATTTGACCTGGTCCATATTGGCGATCACGTAGCTATCAATCATATGTGTACTATTCAGACCCACCTGTTTGAAGACCGTGTCATGAAGATGGCCCATTTACATATCGGCAATAATTGTAATATAGGCGCGATGAGCGTAGTTTTATATGATTCCACGATTGAAGAAGGAGCTACCTTACAGGCATTGTCATTAGTGATGAAAGGGGAGACTATTCCGAGCCGGACACAATGGGCAGGGTCACCAGCTAAATTTGTAAAATAA
- a CDS encoding glycoside hydrolase family 43 protein produces MKRIFIFLACSALAAGLFAQQKTSVTSSGNPIFQGWYADPEGAVFENKFWVYPTYSALYKEQVFMDAFSSSDLVKWEKHPRIIDTADFKWAKKAVWAPSVIKKDDKYYLLFGANDIQNDQETGGIGIGVADKPEGPFKDYLGKPLVDKFYNGAQPIDQFIFKDKDGQYYLIYGGWGHCNIGKLKEDFTGFVPFEDKKLFHEITPQGYVEGPYMFIREGKYYFMWSEGGWTGPDYSVAYAMADSPMGPFKRIGKILKQDHKIATGAGHHSVVKHPKTNDYYIIYHRRPLGETDQNHRVTCIDRMDFERNGLIKPVQITFEGVNANPIR; encoded by the coding sequence ATGAAGCGTATTTTTATATTTCTGGCTTGCTCTGCTTTGGCAGCCGGTCTGTTTGCACAGCAAAAAACATCAGTCACTTCTTCTGGTAATCCAATTTTTCAGGGATGGTATGCAGACCCGGAAGGTGCTGTTTTTGAAAATAAGTTCTGGGTATATCCCACCTATTCTGCTCTATATAAAGAACAGGTATTTATGGATGCATTTTCATCCTCAGATCTGGTGAAATGGGAAAAACATCCGCGAATAATTGATACTGCAGATTTCAAATGGGCTAAAAAAGCAGTCTGGGCACCTTCAGTAATCAAAAAAGACGATAAATATTATCTTTTATTTGGGGCAAACGATATACAAAATGATCAGGAAACAGGTGGAATAGGAATTGGTGTTGCAGACAAACCCGAAGGTCCGTTCAAAGACTATCTGGGCAAACCACTTGTTGATAAATTCTACAATGGTGCACAACCTATAGATCAGTTCATATTTAAAGATAAAGACGGACAATATTATTTGATATACGGAGGCTGGGGACACTGTAATATCGGAAAGCTGAAAGAAGATTTTACCGGATTTGTTCCCTTTGAAGATAAAAAACTGTTTCATGAAATCACTCCGCAAGGGTATGTAGAAGGCCCTTATATGTTTATACGGGAAGGGAAATATTATTTTATGTGGTCTGAAGGAGGGTGGACAGGGCCTGACTACTCAGTAGCTTATGCTATGGCTGATTCACCTATGGGGCCATTTAAAAGAATTGGTAAGATCTTAAAACAAGACCACAAGATAGCTACAGGTGCAGGTCATCACTCTGTGGTCAAACATCCAAAAACCAATGATTATTATATAATTTATCACAGAAGACCCTTAGGAGAGACCGATCAGAATCACCGTGTCACCTGTATTGACCGGATGGATTTTGAGCGTAACGGACTGATTAAGCCTGTGCAGATTACATTTGAAGGTGTAAATGCAAATCCGATCAGATAA
- a CDS encoding VOC family protein: protein MKKITPFLWFNDNLEEAIHFYTSIFNNSVIQNISYQGEPDATGKSKVMSATFHLDGQDFMGMNGGPLFSFTPAISLFVNCHSQEEIDGFWEKLSEGGEKSRCGWLKDKFGLSWQIVPSDLGKLLRHQDPEKAARVMAAMLKMDKLDMQALRDA from the coding sequence ATGAAAAAGATAACCCCATTTTTATGGTTCAACGACAACCTTGAAGAGGCCATTCATTTCTATACTTCTATTTTTAATAATTCGGTCATTCAGAACATTTCGTATCAGGGCGAACCTGATGCTACTGGAAAAAGTAAAGTGATGTCTGCCACTTTTCATCTTGACGGACAGGATTTCATGGGTATGAACGGAGGTCCTCTTTTTTCTTTTACACCGGCAATTTCTCTGTTCGTGAATTGTCATTCACAGGAGGAAATAGATGGATTCTGGGAAAAACTATCAGAAGGCGGGGAAAAATCAAGATGCGGATGGCTTAAAGATAAGTTTGGCTTATCATGGCAGATCGTACCCTCCGATCTGGGCAAACTATTACGTCATCAGGATCCTGAGAAGGCTGCAAGAGTAATGGCGGCAATGCTGAAAATGGATAAGCTGGATATGCAGGCACTCAGAGATGCTTAA
- a CDS encoding glycine betaine ABC transporter substrate-binding protein, whose protein sequence is MKKVISGLLIALTSVTLFSCSGGADSHKKVTIAYVNWAEGVAMTQLSKVLLEKEGYTVELKNADVAPVFAAVAGGDADIFMDAWMPVTHKEYMDKFGSKLDVLGTNYANARIGLVVPDYVKVNSIDELNANTSLFEGKIIGIDAGAGIMNKAELAIKDYKLKYELQSASEAAMLAILKKSIDAKKPVVITGWAPHYIFSTYKLKFLNDPKGVFGKVETLQTVANKEFVKLNPQVSSFFRNFQLDDDQLGSLMAALKGADDEKVAIDKWLTAHNEFSVRMGSFLKSDSIK, encoded by the coding sequence ATGAAGAAAGTAATTAGCGGATTATTAATAGCATTAACCTCAGTAACGCTGTTCTCTTGCAGTGGCGGTGCTGATAGCCATAAAAAAGTAACTATAGCCTATGTGAACTGGGCAGAAGGAGTTGCAATGACTCAGTTATCAAAAGTATTACTGGAAAAAGAAGGTTATACTGTTGAACTGAAAAATGCAGATGTTGCACCTGTTTTTGCAGCAGTAGCAGGCGGAGATGCAGATATATTTATGGATGCATGGATGCCGGTGACCCATAAAGAATATATGGATAAGTTTGGTTCAAAACTGGATGTTTTAGGTACAAACTATGCCAATGCCCGTATAGGACTGGTGGTTCCTGATTATGTAAAAGTTAACAGTATTGATGAGCTGAATGCCAATACTTCTCTTTTTGAAGGTAAAATCATCGGTATTGATGCTGGTGCCGGAATAATGAATAAAGCTGAACTAGCAATTAAAGACTATAAATTGAAATATGAATTGCAGTCTGCAAGTGAAGCAGCCATGCTGGCGATTTTAAAGAAAAGTATAGACGCTAAAAAACCAGTAGTTATTACAGGATGGGCTCCTCACTATATATTCAGTACTTATAAACTGAAGTTTTTAAATGATCCTAAAGGTGTTTTTGGAAAAGTAGAGACATTGCAGACTGTAGCCAATAAAGAATTTGTAAAATTGAATCCACAGGTTAGTTCATTTTTCAGAAACTTTCAGCTGGATGACGATCAGTTAGGATCTTTAATGGCGGCATTGAAAGGAGCGGATGATGAGAAAGTTGCTATTGATAAATGGTTGACAGCTCATAATGAATTCTCTGTTCGTATGGGATCATTTCTGAAAAGCGATTCTATAAAATAG
- a CDS encoding ABC transporter permease, with product MIHIGPYIEEFINWLTSNFGALFNIIKIIVISVVDAVEWVLMFPPFYVIILLIAFLAWKRTGLGLTIFTILGLTLIWSMGYWGQTMATLALILSSAFIALLMGVPLGIWAAKNPFAGKILRPILDLMQTMPAFVYLIPAVLFFGLGKVPGAFATIIFAMPPAVRLTTLGINQVPKEIVEATRSFGATPGQLLFKVELPLALPTILAGVNQTIMMALSMVVISAMIAAGGLGEVVLKGITQLKIGLGFEGGIAVVILAIILDRITQSFGAKKKK from the coding sequence ATGATACATATAGGACCTTATATAGAAGAATTTATAAACTGGCTCACCAGCAATTTTGGCGCCTTATTCAATATCATCAAGATCATTGTGATTTCAGTAGTTGATGCTGTGGAATGGGTACTGATGTTCCCTCCGTTTTACGTGATCATACTATTGATTGCTTTTCTGGCCTGGAAACGTACCGGCCTCGGATTAACCATCTTTACCATTTTGGGGTTAACTCTGATCTGGTCAATGGGTTACTGGGGACAGACCATGGCTACACTTGCGTTGATTTTGTCTTCTGCCTTTATTGCCCTGTTAATGGGTGTACCATTGGGAATCTGGGCAGCTAAAAATCCCTTTGCCGGGAAAATACTCAGGCCCATACTGGATTTGATGCAAACTATGCCTGCTTTTGTTTACCTGATACCAGCAGTGTTGTTTTTTGGATTAGGGAAAGTACCGGGCGCATTTGCGACAATCATATTTGCTATGCCACCTGCAGTTCGTTTAACTACACTGGGGATTAACCAGGTTCCAAAAGAGATTGTGGAAGCTACGCGTTCATTTGGTGCTACACCAGGACAGTTGCTTTTTAAAGTAGAGTTGCCTCTGGCCTTACCAACTATATTGGCTGGTGTGAATCAGACAATTATGATGGCATTGTCCATGGTTGTTATATCGGCTATGATTGCTGCCGGTGGTCTTGGAGAAGTTGTGTTAAAAGGTATTACACAGCTGAAAATAGGGTTGGGATTTGAAGGTGGAATCGCAGTGGTGATTCTGGCAATTATCCTGGACCGGATTACACAATCTTTTGGAGCAAAAAAGAAAAAATAG